A single genomic interval of Lodderomyces elongisporus chromosome 8, complete sequence harbors:
- the BMT3_4 gene encoding mannosyltransferase protein (CAZy:GT91), with amino-acid sequence MHLALNHYPLDTSILEKIKPNFSFSSDKSGGLYYENAGDSELLQTHLSSPILIFPNGFQDEAMYKAKHIIDGKKVVTYDGNSTTGTSEIVKLDKKKHSLQIFTNPLSNQKTCSELEVNKELITSHDRVFDEDFKNMVETLIRQLKNEDALKDLAGFFEGKLPQMVKEGSVRKHFYKFAGTSVWMPEHGVHLMVSRVLFSRRGIKWNPQISLLYAQVFDENWQEMTNVELVVNTMTPEGKREYQNLRFPQFLPIPFYHNSDFTKRRWYGPEDTRIMMVQNEMGKQEPIIIFNSDQRNFKEQKFVKDLAQLKPDQKEEELPNDITMQISYEMHRSIFVGWPFRYQLGKTNTDGIADERFDNVKYNKVAELRINGEARKKIEKNWTPFVDPMERTSDGDNHLYIIYKWDNLEVLKCQLVSKDNDLGKCDFVYKDPSEAKDNAKIGPVRGGTEIISLSTIDAKNPQYQRTWVGFLRAHINHCGCGRSMYRPNFYILRRDPDSSTFNVIYLSSSIAFDIPVVGWRKHEVQCAKRDPNVLIPNGISSWQMDTERDVDVLSLTLSVADEDNRLLHIYGIKELIDELLANYENMASNNGESNVNSGNEILMDCAVEASKQFCKAYGDEQTRLGTTEEVLLAKQEKNSNDQDEKKKQEEEKERKKKLEEEANKKEEEEKKKKTMMMMKSGEAGAKEQQDQVNNDVKNSHVDSSKDADKDDVVAEEHLNG; translated from the coding sequence ATGCACTTAGCCCTTAACCACTATCCACTAGATACTTCAATACTCGAGAAGATTAAGCCaaacttttccttttccagCGACAAGAGCGGCGGGTTGTATTATGAGAATGCTGGTGATTCCGAATTGTTACAAACCCATTTGAGCTCGCCTATATTGATCTTCCCCAATGGATTTCAAGACGAAGCCATGTACAAGGCCAAACACATTATTGatggaaaaaaagttgttaCTTATGATGGGAATTCAACCACTGGAACGCTGGAGATTGTTAAATTggacaagaagaaacattCTTTGCAAATATTCACCAACCCATTGAGCAATCAAAAGACTTGCTCAGAGTTGGAAGTCAACAAGGAGTTAATCACCAGCCACGACCGTGTGTTTGATGAGGATTTCAAAAACATGGTTGAAACCCTTATACGTCAgttgaaaaatgaagatgcaTTAAAAGACCTTGCAGGATTTTTCGAGGGCAAGTTACCTCAAATGGTCAAAGAAGGTTCCGTTCGCAAACATTTCTACAAGTTTGCCGGTACTTCTGTGTGGATGCCCGAGCATGGTGTGCATCTTATGGTGTCTcgagttttgttttcgcGCAGAGGTATCAAATGGAATCCACAAATCTCCTTGCTCTATGCTCAAGTGTTTGATGAGAACTGGCAAGAAATGACCAACGTTGAGCTTGTTGTAAACACAATGACTCCCGAAGGCAAAAGAGAATATCAGAACTTGAGGTTCCCACAGTTTTTACCTATACCTTTTTATCACAACAGTGATTTCACCAAGAGACGATGGTACGGCCCAGAGGATACTAGAATAATGATGGTGCAGAATGAAATGGGCAAACAAGAACCAataataatttttaattctgATCAGCGGAATTTCAAGGAGCAGAAATTTGTCAAAGATTTGGCACAATTGAAGCCAGATCAAAAAGAGGAGGAATTACCCAACGATATTACTATGCAGATCAGTTACGAAATGCATAGAAGTATATTTGTTGGCTGGCCCTTCCGATACCAACTAGGTAAAACAAACACCGATGGAATTGCAGATGAAAGATTTGACAATGTGAAGTATAACAAAGTTGCCGAGTTGAGAATTAATGGTGAAGcacgaaaaaaaattgaaaagaactGGACTCCATTTGTTGATCCCATGGAAAGAACTTCAGATGGTGATAACCATCTTTATATTATTTACAAGTGGGACAATTTAGAAGTACTCAAATGCCAATTGGTACTGAAGGATAATGATTTAGGCAAGTgtgattttgtttataaAGATCCATCAGAGGCCAAAGACAATGCCAAGATTGGTCCGGTCCGTGGTGGAACAGAGATAATTTCTTTATCGACCATTGATGCAAAAAACCCACAATATCAACGTACATGGGTTGGCTTTCTTCGAGCACATATCAAccattgtggttgtggtcgTTCCATGTACAGGCCCAATTTCTATATTCTTCGCCGTGACCCCGATTCATCAACATTCAATGTTATATACTTGTCTTCCTCAATTGCCTTTGATATCCCTGTGGTTGGTTGGAGAAAGCATGAGGTGCAATGTGCCAAGCGTGATCCAAATGTATTGATCCCCAATGGCATTTCATCGTGGCAAATGGATACTGAAAGGGATGTAGATGTTCTTAGTTTAACATTGAGCGTTGCTGATGAAGATAATCGTCTTTTGCATATATATGGAATCAAGGAATTGATAGATGAATTATTAGCTAATTATGAAAATATGGCTAGCAATAACGGTGAAAGCAATGTGAATCTGGGAAACGAAATATTGATGGACTGTGCAGTTGAAGCTAGTAAACAGTTTTGTAAAGCTTATGGTGATGAACAAACTAGATTGGGAACAACCGAGGAGGTGCTTTTGGCtaaacaagagaaaaacagTAATGAtcaagatgaaaagaagaaacaagaggaggaaaaggaaagaaaaaagaaattggaagaagaggcaaacaagaaagaagaggaggagaagaagaagaagacgatgatgatgatgaaatctgGTGAAGCCGGAGCCAAGGAGCAGCAAGATCAAGTAAATAATGATGTTAAAAATTCTCATGTCGACTCTTCGAAGGACGCAGATAAAGATGATGTTGTAGCAGAAGAGCATTTAAATGGTTAA
- the BMT4 gene encoding mannosyltransferase protein (CAZy:GT91): protein MIKQYIPLFPKTRQIKKTYFLIPIFITAIAILHYLNAYDTVKRQFNFRIEHVDPLEYPVSKFHTQGLTILPSNFDPKLRLTQNITQDNAKIIEFGGSVKPISNYITGQTYIPHPFLIFASTPESASEEAKHKTTRDTCKSLEIAKNVTISQDLKFHDNWKLIASTLLEQITHDPAFVELRPFFQEKLPEIIEKDALNEKHFYKFAATSVWLAKHGVHLMVSRVIFSQNARKANPQISLLYAQIYDEKWVELQNVDLVVPVIDEFGERKYEVMNFPKFMPIPFYHNVKKIYKRWYGPEDTRLLLVKNEYGDEEPVVVYNSFHRQVIEVQTKANNDEVVRTKYGFYRSMFMGYLFRYQQGKQNTDGQQERRYKNVIYNKVAELRIDGKEREKTEKNWTPFVNPSERGIATRGGDKYLYIVYQWDHLKILRCELASPGLVSRCIEQFKQDDSASKVGPVRGGTELIPISTTYSSHSKGIKQIWIGFLRAHLNQCGCGKAMYRPNFVVLIQHKNGNFKIAYLSSSISMNMQVDGWKYAEIQCAKRDPNVLIPNGISMYDPKSDFMSLTLSVADKDDNLVHLGGVQKLIDTLNFKWDGRVSQSKQVDCVIDESITFCKKYGELQDYLGVSQEAIELAKQAGMIDNKSDEERAKEEANAKANAKANAKAKPETPEKEQENKGQDKEESKALENEQSIPVQQDEHPGEDTQDRVKGER, encoded by the coding sequence ATGATTAAACAATACATTCCACTATTTCCCAAGACAAGGCAGATTAAAAAGACCTACTTCTTGATCCCCATATTCATCACTGCTATAGCGATCTTGCACTACCTCAATGCATATGACACCGTCAAAAGACAGTTCAACTTCAGAATCGAGCATGTCGACCCATTGGAGTACCCAGTCTCCAAGTTCCATACGCAAGGACTCACGATTTTACCATCAAACTTTGACCCCAAATTAAGACTCACCCAGAATATCACCCAAGACAATGCAAAGATTATCGAGTTTGGTGGTAGCGTTAAACCAATTAGTAACTACATCACTGGACAAACTTATATACCACACCCATTCCTCATCTTTGCATCAACACCAGAGTCGGCTtcagaagaagcaaaacaCAAAACTACTCGTGACACATGCAAAAGTTTAGAAATTGCCAAAAATGTTACCATCCTGCAAGATCTCAAGTTCCACGATAACTGGAAGTTGATAGCGTCAACTCTACTCGAACAAATCACGCATGATCCTGCATTTGTAGAATTGCGACCATTCTTTCAGGAAAAATTACCCGAGATTATTGAGAAAGATGCATTAAATGAAAAGCATTTTTACAAGTTTGCCGCTACTTCAGTATGGCTCGCTAAGCATGGCGTACATCTTATGGTAAGCCGCGTGATATTTAGCCAAAATGCAAGAAAAGCCAACCCCCAAATCTCACTCTTGTATGCCCAAATATACGATGAAAAATGGGTCGAATTGCAAAACGTTGACTTGGTGGTGCCAGTAATCGATGAATTTGGCGAGCGGAAATACGAAGTGATGAATTTCCCCAAATTTATGCCCATTCCATTTTATCATAACGTCAAGAAGATTTATAAGAGATGGTACGGACCAGAAGATACTAGATTGCTCTTGGTGAAAAATGAGTATGGCGACGAGGAACCCGTTGTTGTTTACAACTCATTCCATAGACAAGTAATTGAAGtgcaaacaaaagcaaacaatgacGAAGTTGTGCGCACCAAGTATGGGTTCTACAGGTCAATGTTTATGGGATACCTCTTTcggtatcaacaaggcaaaCAAAATACCGATGGACAGCAAGAGAGAAGGTACAAAAATGTAATTTACAACAAAGTAGCTGAGCTCCGTATTGATGGAAAAGAGCGGGAAAAGACCGAGAAGAACTGGACACCATTTGTTAATCCGCTGGAGAGGGGTATTGCTACGCGAGGTGGAGATAAATATCTATACATTGTTTATCAATGGGACCATCTCAAGATTCTCCGATGCGAACTAGCAAGCCCAGGATTAGTATCGCGCTGTATCGAACAGTTTAAGCAGGATGACTCTGCCTCAAAAGTTGGACCTGTTCGTGGAGGCACGGAACTTATTCCTATTTCAACAACATACTCTAGTCATTCAAAAGGTATTAAACAAATATGGATTGGCTTTTTGCGTGCCCACTTGAATCAATGCGGATGTGGTAAAGCTATGTACAGGCCTAACTTTGTTGTTCTTATTCAGCACAAGAATggcaatttcaaaatagcctatttatcatcatcaatctCTATGAATATGCAGGTTGATGGATGGAAATACGCTGAGATCCAGTGTGCCAAACGTGACCCTAACGTGCTTATCCCCAACGGTATTTCAATGTATGATCCAAAACTGGATTTCATGAGTCTTACGCTTTCAGTGGCTGATAAAGATGACAATTTGGTGCATTTGGGAGGGGTGCAAAAATTAATAGATACCTTAAATTTCAAATGGGATGGTCGTGTTTCGCAGAGTAAGCAGGTGGATTGTGTTATTGACGAGAGTATTACCTTTTGCAAGAAGTATGGCGAATTGCAAGATTATTTGGGCGTGTCACAGGAAGCTATTGAATTGGCCAAGCAAGCTGGAATGATTGATAATAAGAGCGATGAAGAAAGGGCCAAGGAAGAGGCAAATGCGAAAGCAAATGCAAAGGCGAATGCAAAGGCGAAACCAGAGACACCTGAAAAGGAACAAGAGAACAAGGGCCAAGACAAGGAGGAAAGTAAAGCACTCGAGAATGAGCAATCTATTCCAGTGCAACAAGATGAGCATCCTGGTGAAGATACACAGGATAGAGTAAAAGGTGAACGATAA
- the GRE2 gene encoding methylglyoxal reductase (NADPH-dependent) gre2, whose translation MPAKIILSGATGFIAQHILSELLQQNYTVVATVRSKAKGDHLLKLFNSPSNLSYVVVEDVAKPHAFDEVLRENEDATVFIHTASPFHFKATDIAKELLEPAVEGTKNALIAIQKYGKNIKDVVITSSFAAIGTASVVADPKAILSEADWNEVTQEEAVANPVNGYRASKTFAERAAWDFIRDNSSGFELTTVNPTFVFGPQLFDSEVKDNLNTSSEVINSLTKLKSGDKIPPFKGGWIDVRDVAKAHLVAFENPEAKGQRLLLNAGQFTEQSIIDIVKEKFPEELKDVPTGEPGSGPTVVAETLASIDNSKTKQILGFEFITLGKSIIDSVQQIIDAKKRKVE comes from the coding sequence ATGCCAGCTAAAATTATCTTATCGGGAGCTACTGGATTCATTGCTCAACACATACTCAGTGAGCTCTTGCAACAAAACTATACCGTTGTTGCCACCGTTCGATCCAAGGCAAAAGGTGATCATTTGCTTAAACTTTTCAACTCACCATCGAACTTGAGTTATGTCGTTGTTGAGGATGTTGCTAAGCCGCATGCATTTGATGAGGTATTAAGAGAGAATGAAGACGCCACAGTTTTCATTCACACGGCATCTCCATTCCATTTCAAAGCCACTGATATTGCCAAGGAGTTACTTGAGCCTGCGGTTGAAGGTACCAAGAATGCATTGATTGCCATTCAAAAGTATGGTAAGAATATAAAGGATGTTGTTATTACCTCTTCGTTTGCAGCCATTGGTACTGCtagtgttgttgctgatcCAAAGGCTATACTCTCTGAAGCAGATTGGAATGAAGTCACGCAAGAGGAAGCTGTTGCCAATCCAGTTAATGGGTATCGTGCGTCAAAGACGTTTGCTGAAAGAGCTGCTTGGGACTTTATCAGAGACAATTCCAGTGGATTTGAATTGACCACAGTGAATCCTACATTTGTGTTTGGACCCCAGTTGTTTGACTCTGAAGTTAAAGATAATTTGAATACTAGTTCGGAAGTGATTAATTCGCTTACTAAATTAAAAAGTGGAGACAAGATACCACCATTCAAAGGTGGATGGATTGATGTAAGGGATGTGGCAAAGGCACATTTGGTTGCATTTGAAAATCCAGAGGCCAAAGGGCAAAGGCTCTTGTTGAATGCTGGTCAATTCACCGAGCAGTCCattattgatattgttaAGGAGAAGTTCCCAGAGGAATTGAAAGATGTTCCAACTGGTGAACCTGGTTCTGGACCAACAGTTGTTGCTGAAACTTTGGCAAGTATTGACAACTCAAAGACCAAGCAGATCTTAGGGTTTGAGTTTATCACACTTGGCAAATCAATTATCGATTCAGTTCAGCAGATTATTGATGCTAAAAAACGTAAAGTAGAGTAA
- the ARG3 gene encoding ornithine carbamoyltransferase (BUSCO:EOG09263POH) yields the protein MSAKTALKTRLFSTTSTLRASAQPTTATTSASSSPRHLVNISQLSNDEFSSLINKAQTLKSIYKSGSQQQIVENHQKLLGKLVALLFSKRSTRTRISTEGAASFFGAQPMFLGKDDIQLGVNESMYDTTRVISSMTSCIFARVNKHQDILDLCKDSSVPIINSLCDKYHPLQAIADLLTIKEKFGETKGLKLAWVGDANNVINDLAIACLKLGINVSVSIPESIKFDQEVESDAKSLAGELNLNFEIVNDPKEAVKDANIVVTDTWISMGEEAQKQAKLKQFEGYQITQQMVKEGGVNSNWIFMHCLPRHQEEVADDVFYSDNSVVFQEAENRLYAAMAVIEAFVINKGDLLK from the coding sequence ATGTCCGCCAAAACAGCATTGAAAACTAGACTTTTTTCCACAACCTCTACTTTGAGGGCATCTGCACAACCCACTACAGCCACCACCTCGGCATCTTCCTCGCCACGCCATTTGGTTAACATTTCACAATTGTCAAACGATGAGTTTAGCTCGCTTATCAACAAAGCACAAACATTAAAGTCGATATACAAGTCTGGCCTGCAACAGCAAATTGTTGAGAACCACCAAAAATTGTTGGGCAAATTAGTTGCATTactcttttccaaaagatCTACTAGAACCAGGATAAGTACAGAAGGTGCTGCATCATTTTTTGGCGCTCAACCCATGTTTTTGGGTAAAGACGATATCCAACTTGGGGTCAATGAATCGATGTATGATACCACTAGAGTCATTAGCTCAATGACATCATGCATATTTGCTAGAGTGAATAAGCACCAGGATATCTTGGACTTGTGCAAGGACTCGAGTGTTCCTATTATCAATTCCTTGTGTGACAAGTACCACCCATTGCAAGCCATTGCTGATCTTTTGACcattaaagaaaagtttGGTGAGACCAAGGGGTTGAAATTGGCATGGGTAGGTGACGCCAATAATGTTATTAATGATTTGGCCATTGCATGTTTGAAACTCGGAATTAACGTGTCGGTATCGATTCCAGAGTCAATCAAGTTTGATCAAGAAGTAGAGTCAGATGCCAAAAGCTTAGCTGGCGAGCTAAATCTTAATTTTGAAATCGTGAATGACCCCAAAGAAGCAGTAAAGGATGCAAACATTGTGGTTACCGATACGTGGATCTCAATGGGTGAAGAAGCACAGAAGCAAGCTAAAttgaaacaatttgaaGGGTATCAAATCACACAACAAATGGTTAAAGAAGGTGGAGTGAATTCCAACTGGATCTTTATGCACTGTTTACCTAGACACCAAGAAGAAGTTGCAGATGATGTATTCTACAGTGACAATTCTGTGGTATTCCAAGAAGCAGAAAATAGATTATATGCAGCAATGGCAGTCATTGAAGCATTTGTAATCAACAAAGGTGATTTACTAAAATAG
- the RPC34 gene encoding 34-kDa subunit of RNA polymerase III (C) has translation MSGVSEKAEILIAKMREQPASKQFSQADCHGLVDVKKELELMSLLQELVQAKYLKLIQKGDELLFQAVSADDARKVANMTTDEAMIYAHIEASGREGIWTKTLKSKTNLHQHIVAKCLKNLENQRYIKSIKSVKYPTRKIYMLYNLQPSLEVTGGPWFTDSELDTEFIDTVSHIIWRFVVAKTFPKADMYDTNPLQCNYTSSSPGANMDQIMEFLNTSNVSQVELELNDVQSLCNLLVYDDKIEQIGNDDKGELYKATRQSLVEQGMMKNMNELKGMISEEEWEFLNKNRGFNLFDFRIAGSGSGSVEDEEADEQDYVYLDAFLNA, from the coding sequence ATGTCCGGTGTATCAGAAAAGGCGGAGATATTAATCGCTAAGATGCGAGAACAACCTGCCTCGAAACAGTTTAGTCAGGCGGACTGCCATGGGTTGGTAGATGTAAAGAAGGAACTTGAGCTAATGTCACTTTTACAGGAGCTTGTGCAGGCAAAATATCTCAAGCTTATCCAAAAGGGCGATGAGCTCTTGTTTCAAGCCGTCTCGGCTGATGATGCACGAAAAGTCGCTAATATGACTACAGACGAAGCGATGATATATGCCCATATCGAAGCACTGGGTCGTGAGGGAATCTGGACAAAGACATTAAAGTCCAAGACCAACTTGCACCAACATATAGTTGCCAAATGCTTGAAAAATTTAGAAAATCAGCGATATATCAAGTCCATCAAAAGTGTGAAATACCCGACGAGAAAGATTTACATGTTGTATAATCTCCAGCCAAGTCTTGAAGTTACAGGTGGTCCATGGTTTACGGATAGCGAACTAGACACCGAGTTTATTGACACGGTGTCGCACATCATATGGAGGTTTGTTGTGGCCAAGACATTCCCCAAAGCAGATATGTATGACACCAACCCTCTTCAATGCAATTATACATCAAGCTCCCCTGGTGCCAACATGGATCAAATCATGGAGTTTTTAAACACATCAAATGTGAGTCAAGTCGAGTTGGAGTTGAATGACGTGCAGTCACTATGCAATTTGCTCGTGTATGATGACAAGATTGAACAAATCGGTAATGACGATAAAGGCGAATTGTACAAAGCAACGAGACAAAGTCTTGTTGAGCAAGggatgatgaagaatatGAACGAACTAAAAGGTATGATTTCAGAAGAGGAATGGGAgtttttgaataaaaataggGGTTTCAACTTGTTTGATTTCAGGATAGCCGGTAGTGGCAGTGGTTcagttgaagatgaagaagctGATGAACAAGACTACGTCTACCTTGATGCATTTCTCAACGCATAA
- the NPY1 gene encoding NADH pyrophosphatase: MSHSIHSSIKDIQKDMYFGTEVLNRVSFLREDNEFISKSIFHPSTRFIFFNRQQPLVYRQYGTKLATLTNGNNQINIDELTPGVHDKLGYMGNTQFLSGGLYDNIPNWRDILSTWNEDNKHHNPDLRSGEKPVFLFMGLLDESIGLDINTLKGEEAEDSDISKLSNEDGEKYLDHQGRYQGIAYYAVDVTKNHELSKQLVEFVNNSINEKDRTTSTPEENGVYYTHSRKHFLSFEHKEASLYSHGAMFFNWLKTNKFCPGCGHPTIPIHAGGKLVCTNEEKTKPRHSSTASSASSTGSPDKLEPRFACPVRSATVSNVSFPRTDMAIISIITNRDRSKILLSLGRRHAATKMYSCTAGFMEPSETVEVATKREIWEETGVTCDEVQIVMTQPWPFPSNLMIGCMGIVDFNDKNEVIHLGHDNELLDARWFDVSFVRKLVYPDEIEEEEKDSFNPEGILIPMSESIAFSLIKLCVDEAKKKHKL; encoded by the coding sequence ATGTCACACTCAATTCATTCATCAATCAAGGATATTCAAAAGGATATGTACTTTGGCACCGAGGTGCTCAATCGTGTTTCATTTCTTCGTGAGGATAATGAGTTTATTTCAAAGTCTATTTTCCATCCAAGCACCaggtttatttttttcaacagaCAGCAACCATTGGTATATCGTCAATACGGAACAAAACTTGCAACATTGACCAATGGCAATAACCAAATCAACATAGACGAGTTAACTCCAGGGGTTCACGATAAGTTGGGATACATGGGTAACACACAGTTTCTTTCTGGCGGATTATATGATAACATTCCAAACTGGAGAGATATCTTGAGTACATGGAATGAAGATAACAAGCACCATAACCCGGATTTGAGATCAGGTGAGAAGCccgtttttttgtttatggGACTTTTAGACGAGTCTATTGGGTTAGATATCAATACATTGAAGGGAGAAGAAGCTGAGGACAGCGATATTTCTAAACTTTCAAACGAAGACGGAGAGAAGTATTTGGATCATCAAGGAAGGTATCAAGGTATTGCATACTACGCAGTGGATGTCACCAAGAACCACGAACTCAGTAAACAATTGGTTGAGTTTGTTAACAACTCCATCAACGAGAAGGACAGGACAACTCTGACACCAGAGGAAAATGGCGTGTACTATACACATTCCAGAAAGcatttcctttcctttgaGCACAAGGAGGCAAGCCTATACAGTCATGGTGCAATGTTTTTCAATTGGCTCAAGACCAACAAGTTTTGTCCTGGATGTGGCCATCCAACTATACCAATACATGCTGGAGGAAAATTGGTTTGTAccaatgaagaaaagacaaaaccAAGACACTCATCTACTGCGTCGTCTGCTAGCTCCACTGGTTCACCAGATAAGTTGGAACCGCGATTTGCCTGCCCTGTTCGGAGCGCAACAGTGTCAAACGTGCTGTTTCCACGTACTGATATGGCCATCATTTCCATTATCACCAACCGTGATAGAAGCAAGATCCTTTTGTCTCTTGGAAGGCGCCATGCTGCCACCAAGATGTATTCATGTACAGCAGGGTTTATGGAACCAAGTGAAACCGTTGAAGTAGCAACAAAGCGAGAGATTTGGGAGGAAACCGGTGTCACTTGTGATGAAGTGCAAATTGTGATGACTCAGCCTTGGCCATTTCCTTCCAATCTTATGATTGGGTGTATGGGTATCGTAGATTTCAATGACAAGAATGAAGTGATTCACTTGGGGCATGACAATGAGCTTTTGGATGCAAGATGGTTTGATGTGCTGTTTGTGCGAAAACTAGTGTACCCAGACGAAAtcgaagaagaggaaaaagactCCTTCAACCCCGAGGGGATCCTCATACCAATGTCGGAGTCTATAGCGTTTTCGTTGATCAAATTATGCGTCGATgaggcaaaaaagaagcataAACTCTGA
- the MRH4 gene encoding RNA helicase, with the protein MISTGLPSFTLSKICHNCFFKQTRSLSRYSSKDKVKGRRRSSPRPNTEKFNSARSGVGVGVGNGAGAGARVGVGAGAGSVAAKVFESGNFSQLHNNGLSKQAQTAGLDLKQKITSFDQLKVFPSVREAMIKEIKSQYNLKGPQHSSIDDVVIKPTPVQIAAIRKINQTRKIKVAKNLDEMSEGERIQIELQTKNEEQKTKIFTVAAETGSGKTWAYLANIMSKLKEDDYKWFNQSPEAYNSFKSSEQVRSVILLPTHELVEQVYETLKRANSFLLEYENVPSQYKEFLNLPEHHTLGLSIAKLSHGDAPINVYKQLRNRGKIDISITTPGKITSFSKLESIDRPFKIFKSIRYCVIDEADTLFDDSFLKDTTAVVKNFPKLLDLILVSATIPKEFEKTLSRLFPDQKSLIRVATPSLHKISKNIKVMTLDADLAPYNGSKTRCLAQAIYAISKDGTEHNHVKRIIIFVNEKAEVDGLVDLLQSKYHIRREDICGISGSVNVGDRKDYIEPFLKPAQLLEDDVDQSKIKILVTTDLLARGMNFIGIKNVILMGLPKSSVELVHRLGRTGRMNQSGRVFIIVDKKSRKSWVKGLGSAIMKGSRIG; encoded by the coding sequence ATGATTAGCACAGGATTGCCTCTGTTTACCTTATCAAAAATATGTcataattgttttttcaaacaGACGAGATCGCTATCGCGATATTCGTCAAAGGATAAAGTGAAAGGAAGGCGCAGACTGCTGCCTAGACCTAATACCGAAAAATTCAATTCCGCTCGTAGTGGTGTTGgcgttggtgttggtaatggagctggtgctggtgctcgtgttggtgttggtgctggtgctggtagTGTTGCAGCAAAGGTATTTGAGTCTGGGAACTTTTCCCAATTGCATAATAATGGTTTGAGCAAACAAGCACAAACTGCTGGCCTTGATTTGAAACAGAAAATCACTAGTTTTGACCAACTAAAAGTTTTTCCATCTGTTAGAGAAGCAATGATCAAGGAGATCAAATCGCAATATAATCTCAAAGGGCCTCAGCATTCGTCAATTGATGATGTAGTGATTAAACCAACTCCAGTTCAAATTGCTGCCATCCGTAAGATTAATCAAACCAGAAAAATCAAAGTTGCCAAGAACTTGGATGAAATGTCTGAAGGTGAGCGAATACAAATTGAATTGCAAACCAAAAacgaagaacaaaagaccAAGATCTTTACTGTGGCTGCCGAAACCGGCTCGGGAAAGACATGGGCATATTTAGCCAATATCATGTCCAAGCTCAAGGAGGATGATTACAAATGGTTCAATCAAAGCCCGGAAGCCTACAATTCATTCAAAAGTTCCGAACAAGTTAGATCTGTTATACTTTTACCAACACATGAGTTGGTGGAGCAAGTATACGAAACTTTGAAAAGGGCCAATTCGTTTTTATTGGAGTATGAAAACGTGCCACTGCAGTATAAAGAGTTTCTAAATTTGCCAGAGCACCATACTTTGGGTTTATCTATAGCAAAACTATCTCATGGTGATGCTCCAATCAACGTGTATAAGCAATTACGAAATCGCGGTAAGATTGATATTTCGATCACTACACCGGGAAAGATTACAAGTTTTTCTAAACTTGAATCGATTGATCGTCCATTTAAGATCTTCAAGAGTATACGGTATTGTGTAATTGATGAAGCAGATACCTTGTTTGatgattcttttttgaaagatACCACTGCAGTGGTGAAGAATTTTCCCAAGTTGcttgatttgattttggtttctGCAACAATTCCCAAGGAGTTTGAAAAGACTTTGCTGCGGTTGTTTCCAGACCAAAAATCTCTTATTCGTGTTGCTACTCCTTCCCTTCACAAGATTTCGAAAAACATCAAGGTGATGACTTTGGATGCCGACTTGGCTCCCTATAATGGTTCCAAGACAAGATGCTTAGCGCAAGCCATCTACGCCATTTCAAAAGATGGTACTGAGCATAACCATGTTAAGCGTATCATCATCTTTGTCAATGAAAAAGCGGAAGTGGATGGTCTTGTTGATCTTTTGCAAAGCAAGTATCATATCAGAAGAGAAGATATATGTGGTATATCCGGATCTGTTAATGTTGGAGATCGTAAAGATTACATTGAACCATTTTTGAAACCAGCGCAGTTGTTGGAGGATGATGTTGACCAGAGTAAAATCAAGATATTGGTTACAACGGATTTGCTTGCTCGAGGAATGAACTTTATAGGAATCAAGAATGTGATACTCATGGGATTGCCAAAAAGCTCTGTTGAGCTCGTGCACAGATTGGGACGTACTGGAAGAATGAACCAACTGGGACGTGTTTTCATCATTGTTGATAAGAAGTCAAGGAAATCTTGGGTGAAGGGATTGGGGTCGGCAATTATGAAGGGTTCTAGAATTGgataa